The Methanomassiliicoccales archaeon genomic sequence GGTGCTGGCGTAGCTGGTGCAATTAAGAGAAAAGGTGGAAAAGAAATTGAGGAGGAGGCGGTGTCAAAAGGTCCGATTCCAGTTGGCGAAGCAATAGTCACTGGAGCTGGCCGGCTGAAAGCGAGGTATGTAATACATGCTGCCGGCATGGGCCAGGACTTGAAAACAGACGCCATGAAGATCGCTTCATGCACTTTAGCGAGCCTAAAAAGAGCAGATGAACTCGGGATCGAGAGCATATCTTTCCCCGCAATAGGAACCGGTGTAGGAGGTTTTTCTATTGATGAGGCTGCCGAAGTGATGATTAACACGGTAATTGACTACATAAAGAAAGGTACAGGCTTGCAGTTGATTCAATTTGTATTATTTGATGAGGATGCGAAGAAAGCCTTCGAAAAAGTTCTTTCGAGAGTAGAGGATTGAAATGGCGAGATTTAGGGGTTTCATCGCGGTTGACCTAGAGACTAATGAGAAAATAACGAAAATCCTCAGAGAGCTTAAGACAACTCTGCCATCGCTCAAAATAGTTGATCAAACAAACATGCATATCACCTTGAAATTCCTCGGAGATACTGATGACTCACAAATTCCGAGTATCATGGAAATTATTCAAAAGGCGACCGAAGGAATGAGGCCATTTACAATCTCACTGGTAGGGACTGGCGCTTTTCCATCGAAATCGAAAATTCGTGTGATCTGGATTGGAATTAAGGATGCTGGACAGCTTGCTGTTATCGCAAAAAAAATCGATGAAGAATTACATTCGCTTGAATTTGAAAAGGAGAAGAGGGAATTTAGTCCTCATCTGACTCTTGCAAGGACAAAAGAGGTTACCTCATCCACGAAAATAGAGAAGCTTATAGACAAATACAGTAAGGAAGAATTTGGGGAAGAGGTAGTACGGTCGATCAGATTGAAGAAGTCTGTATTGACGCCAAAAGGACCTATTTATAGCACCATTGATGAAGTAAATTTGGCTTGAACGATGCAGTTTGATTTATTGGGGGGTTTTCAAGCAAAACTGCCCTGAGACTTTATCGGAGTTATATTAGAAGTACTGATATCATTATTATCTTTTTTTGCCCCATCCAATCTCCGTGATACGATATGAAATTAAGGGGCAAGAAAATCAAAAAAGATGCAGAAGGGGGCATTGAGGGTCTCCCATTGCAGCTGATCCTGATGGTGGTCATTGCTGGCATCGGGATGACAATGATCCTTGGTTGGATGACCGGACTCGAAGCACCAAAAAGCATTGGTGCTGTTTATGCGTCACCTAGCGAGATCGTCGTTTCTGACGAAAATTCCGATGGATTGTACGAAAGGAGCGATTTGACGCTCACGATCACTGTCGTCGATCAGAACGGAGATCCGATTCCAGGTGCCTCGGTAGTCCTCCAGGGAGCGAATATCGCCTTTGAGGATGGAAGGACAGCCCACGGCATAACGGATGCATCAGGAAAGGTCAAACTCAGTCAACTCTCAGTCTCACAGAGCGGTACGGCGGTCGGGTTCGTCACTGTGACTGTTGCAAAAAGCGGATATGGGACAGATTCGAGCCTCACGATACCAGTCATATCTGAGTGAATCGACATGAGAGCTTTTGACAGGAATGGACTAGAGGGGTTGCCCCTTAAACTTATGATCATTTTTCTTATCCTTTCCCTGACTGCGCCTATTCTTTTTGAAAATGCGGAATATTACGACACGCTAGTTATCGAAAAACAACTGCTTGTTGAAGCGGAAAAGATCCGCAGGACTGCATATTCAGCATATCTTTCCGGCCCTGGAAATACGAGGACGATCGAGGTCGAAGTCCCTAAAGGAACTTTTGGCCAGGTTAGCAGACTGGAATTTGGTGGCAGTCTTAATGACAGTGCTTCATTGACGATCAAATGTTTTATCAACGGCGTCCTCTGCGGTACAATAGTTCTCGACAACCCGAAAATTGTCATTGTTTCAGATTCTGGTCAACCAATAACAATTGAAAACGGAGGAACTAAGCTATCCCTTTCTTGCGCTGAGATCGGTCGCCTGAGGTTTGTTCAAGCGGAGGTGATATCATTTGATTGAATTCTTGCTTTCACGATTTGCGGTTGGATTGTGCGGCTTCCTTATCATTTGTACCTTTTTATCTATGTTCAATTTGATGAATTCTGAGGTCGAGTCGATGAGCATCAAGAACTCCTTGGAAGAAATATGCGATCTCTTCCGTACTGTCCAGAATTATCCATATGCGGTGCAGAAGATCTATATGAAGGATATATTGCCGTCTCCAGATTGTGTTCTCGTTATTAAAAAAGGATATGTCAAACTGATTACTGATGAGAGGGAGTTCACTTCATCCATACCAGACAATATCATTTTGAAGACTGATCAAAGTGAAAGCTCAAATGATTGTCTTGTTGACATGCTTTGTTTCGGTTACGGAGATACTCTCATTCTAAAGAATTTGGTGGTTGAAGACGGGAATATATTAGTCGTTCAGCTGGAAAAGATCTGAACAATTTCTTGAACGGCCTGTACAAAAGTCTGACACTCCTCTACAGTATTGTAAATATAAAAAGAGGCACGAGCACAACCATTACATCCCCTCTTCAAGAAAAAAGGATGGGCACAATGCATGCCGGACCTGATCATGATTCTTTTCATTTGATCGAGCATCATTGCGACATCGTGTGAGCCCAGGCCCTTTATGTTGAATGAAAAAATATTGCCTCTAAGCTTGTGATCAAGAGGCCCGAGGATCTCAATTGCCCGATTATCGCGCAGGCCCGCAGTTACTTCGCCATTAAGTCTGCACACGTGTTTTGAGATTGATTCTAGGCCGATTTCATTTATATAATCGATTGCGGCAGACGATCCTATTATGCCAGAGTAATTTAAGAGACCAGATTCAAATCTGTCTGGCAATGGCAAAAACTCGACATCATCCAGAGAAGCTACACTCACCGCTCCGCCCCCAGTGATCAGCGGATCGAGCTTCTTTAGAAGACCTTCCTTACCGTAAAGTACTCCAACGCCCGATGGTCCCAACATTTTGTGCATCGAGAACGCATAAAAGTCTGCATCCAATTCTTTAACATCTACTCGCATATGAGGCGCTGCCTGCGCTCCGTCCAGCACAACAATTGCCCCGTAATCATGCGCGATCTCAGTCACATCTTTGGCAGGAATACTCGTCCCTACAACATTATTCGCATGAGCAAAACTGACGACCTTGATATCCTTTGACATCACTGTTTTGAATTTCTCGAGATCAAAAATCCCATCATTTGAAGTCTCAATGAATTTTCGTTTAATCCCTCTGAATTTGGCAACCTGCATCCATGGAATGTGATTACTGTTGTGCTCGATGTCAGTTGTTAATACCACGTCTCCCTTTTTCAAATCAAGACCCTTTGCAACGAGGTTAAGAGCCTCTGTGCAATTCTTCGTAAAGATGATTTCCATTGGAGAAGATGAATTGATGAACCTAGCGATTTTCTCACGAGCTTCGTCGATCTTGATCGAGACTTCCGTCGCAAAGCGATGTACACTGCGACCAGCACATGCGGGGTACTTCAAATAATACTCGTTCAAAGCATCAATCACTTGCCTCGGACGAAGAGTTTGGCACGCATTATCAAAATACACTGGATCGTTATTTTCTCCCGTATAAACAGGAAAGTCCTTGCGTATTTTGTAAACATCCATATTTCTGTCCTCAATCGTCTTCGCTCTATTTCATGATTGTCGATAGCGATAAATGAGATACAACTCGCTGATCAATTTTAATATCTCAATATTAACATAACCCAATTGAATGATCTCATTGCAGACGAAACTGAGTAACC encodes the following:
- a CDS encoding macro domain-containing protein; this translates as MQKTIKGTTLRVVRGDITEMDTEAIVNAANNRLWMGAGVAGAIKRKGGKEIEEEAVSKGPIPVGEAIVTGAGRLKARYVIHAAGMGQDLKTDAMKIASCTLASLKRADELGIESISFPAIGTGVGGFSIDEAAEVMINTVIDYIKKGTGLQLIQFVLFDEDAKKAFEKVLSRVED
- the thpR gene encoding RNA 2',3'-cyclic phosphodiesterase; the encoded protein is MARFRGFIAVDLETNEKITKILRELKTTLPSLKIVDQTNMHITLKFLGDTDDSQIPSIMEIIQKATEGMRPFTISLVGTGAFPSKSKIRVIWIGIKDAGQLAVIAKKIDEELHSLEFEKEKREFSPHLTLARTKEVTSSTKIEKLIDKYSKEEFGEEVVRSIRLKKSVLTPKGPIYSTIDEVNLA
- a CDS encoding carboxypeptidase-like regulatory domain-containing protein, with product MKLRGKKIKKDAEGGIEGLPLQLILMVVIAGIGMTMILGWMTGLEAPKSIGAVYASPSEIVVSDENSDGLYERSDLTLTITVVDQNGDPIPGASVVLQGANIAFEDGRTAHGITDASGKVKLSQLSVSQSGTAVGFVTVTVAKSGYGTDSSLTIPVISE
- a CDS encoding cysteine desulfurase, yielding MDVYKIRKDFPVYTGENNDPVYFDNACQTLRPRQVIDALNEYYLKYPACAGRSVHRFATEVSIKIDEAREKIARFINSSSPMEIIFTKNCTEALNLVAKGLDLKKGDVVLTTDIEHNSNHIPWMQVAKFRGIKRKFIETSNDGIFDLEKFKTVMSKDIKVVSFAHANNVVGTSIPAKDVTEIAHDYGAIVVLDGAQAAPHMRVDVKELDADFYAFSMHKMLGPSGVGVLYGKEGLLKKLDPLITGGGAVSVASLDDVEFLPLPDRFESGLLNYSGIIGSSAAIDYINEIGLESISKHVCRLNGEVTAGLRDNRAIEILGPLDHKLRGNIFSFNIKGLGSHDVAMMLDQMKRIMIRSGMHCAHPFFLKRGCNGCARASFYIYNTVEECQTFVQAVQEIVQIFSS